A region of Chloroflexaceae bacterium DNA encodes the following proteins:
- a CDS encoding Bax inhibitor-1/YccA family protein codes for MSSATTLQVTAEQRSMAGVYAWMVLGLGITGAVAWFAANTPAFIGFLQSSIWVLFGLFGVQLVVAIVLGMLVMRLPPAVTIVLFLVYSALTGLTISLFVLIYPIQAIVIALLVTAGIFGALSVYGFVTKRDLSGWGLFLFFGLLGLLLVSTINFFFVRSGWLDWALSVGGVLLFAGMTAYNTQQTKRRVAEARDAYGARQATIYGAFALYLNFINMFLRVLALTGRRR; via the coding sequence ATGTCTTCCGCTACGACCCTCCAGGTGACTGCGGAGCAGCGGTCGATGGCGGGAGTCTACGCCTGGATGGTGCTCGGTCTGGGCATCACCGGGGCCGTCGCCTGGTTCGCCGCGAACACGCCGGCGTTCATCGGGTTCTTGCAGTCGAGTATCTGGGTTCTCTTCGGCCTGTTCGGGGTACAGTTGGTGGTGGCGATTGTCCTGGGTATGCTGGTGATGCGGCTCCCCCCCGCGGTGACAATCGTGCTGTTTCTCGTCTACTCGGCGCTCACCGGGCTGACCATCTCGCTGTTCGTGTTGATCTACCCGATCCAGGCGATCGTGATCGCCCTCCTTGTGACCGCCGGCATCTTCGGCGCCCTGAGCGTCTACGGCTTCGTAACGAAGCGCGATCTGTCGGGCTGGGGCCTGTTTCTTTTCTTTGGCCTGCTCGGGTTGCTGCTCGTCTCGACGATCAACTTCTTCTTCGTGCGCAGCGGCTGGCTGGACTGGGCGCTTTCGGTCGGCGGCGTGCTGCTCTTCGCGGGCATGACCGCCTACAATACCCAGCAGACCAAGAGGCGGGTCGCCGAGGCCCGTGATGCGTATGGCGCGCGCCAGGCGACGATCTACGGCGCCTTCGCGCTGTACCTGAACTTCATCAACATGTTCCTGCGCGTGCTTGCCCTCACCGGAAGGCGGCGGTAG
- a CDS encoding phage holin family protein — protein sequence MDTLPIVALIVSLVLNTLLGALVIWIVSKLNVGLTVAGFDGAIVAAIVIAILTIIINVLLASVFIATGTSPGIWSGLLGLIVAVVVLLLGDKILPGMKVDGIVGALFAAVAIGLVNMLIGFVVIGLQQVF from the coding sequence ATGGACACGTTACCAATCGTCGCCCTGATCGTATCCCTCGTCCTCAATACGCTTCTCGGTGCTCTGGTCATCTGGATCGTGAGCAAGCTCAACGTCGGCTTGACCGTCGCCGGGTTCGACGGCGCGATTGTGGCAGCGATCGTCATCGCCATTCTCACGATCATCATCAACGTCCTGCTGGCCTCCGTGTTCATCGCTACGGGCACTTCCCCGGGTATCTGGAGCGGCCTCCTGGGTCTGATCGTCGCGGTAGTCGTGCTCCTGCTCGGTGATAAGATCCTGCCCGGTATGAAGGTTGACGGCATCGTGGGGGCACTTTTTGCCGCGGTCGCGATCGGCCTGGTGAACATGCTTATCGGGTTCGTGGTCATCGGTTTGCAACAGGTTTTTTAA
- a CDS encoding alpha/beta fold hydrolase, which yields MALRRGSDIVVAANGFQRISAFSVWTAIAGLILGGVAAGVARLFQGGKPAADLTVTSLIVFLTVSAAGALSWWLLITRRRRVSEGRGAMAGALTALLGYLLVYQVSHLVYGLASPWFYGESLAQRVVTGLMISLVTLVFSGWFMVTLLALTGALLALGQIALSPGMERALTPRLRSAGRRVAAFLRGRPLVQALVSGLILIALVVVSLGAWVWTRPLFVSDLVTTPAPVTDYNTSVAAIRARIAAELADSSLNPNCASRLFTPGRRAERVVVFFHGFTNCPAQFVPLAEQLAARGYAVYIPRLPRHGHADRLTDDLAGLTANELVSFTGQSIDLAQGLGAEVIVAGLSAGGTLAAWAAQQRGDVAQAVLIAPLFHIAGLPPFSIRPAASAILATPNFYMWWDNEARERAIGPPYAYPRYPVHAVGALLRPSFAVQDNAARKAPEVRNILLVNNDADGAISNGATAAFGESWARNGATVRTYTFPAELNLDHDVIDPNHPKQRIDLVYPVLISLIEGTHP from the coding sequence ATGGCCTTGCGTCGAGGATCTGACATCGTCGTGGCGGCGAACGGCTTTCAGCGCATCTCCGCGTTTTCCGTCTGGACAGCAATCGCGGGGCTGATCCTCGGCGGAGTGGCGGCCGGCGTTGCACGCCTCTTCCAGGGCGGCAAGCCAGCGGCCGATCTGACCGTCACCAGCCTGATCGTCTTCCTCACCGTAAGCGCAGCGGGGGCGTTGAGCTGGTGGCTGCTTATCACCCGCCGGCGCCGTGTCAGCGAGGGCCGCGGGGCCATGGCCGGCGCGCTCACGGCCCTGCTGGGCTACCTGCTGGTCTACCAGGTGTCACACCTGGTCTATGGGCTGGCGTCCCCCTGGTTCTACGGCGAGAGCCTGGCCCAGCGCGTCGTAACCGGCCTGATGATCTCGCTGGTGACGCTGGTCTTCAGCGGGTGGTTCATGGTCACGCTGCTCGCCCTGACCGGCGCCCTGCTCGCTCTGGGGCAGATCGCGCTATCGCCGGGGATGGAGCGCGCCCTGACCCCGCGCCTGCGGAGCGCAGGGCGCCGTGTAGCGGCGTTCCTGCGCGGGCGCCCGCTGGTCCAGGCCCTGGTGAGCGGTCTGATCCTGATCGCCCTCGTCGTCGTCAGCCTTGGCGCCTGGGTCTGGACGCGCCCGCTCTTCGTGAGCGACCTGGTCACCACCCCGGCGCCGGTAACCGACTACAACACGAGCGTCGCCGCGATCCGGGCGCGGATCGCGGCGGAACTGGCCGACTCCAGTCTCAATCCGAATTGCGCAAGTCGCCTCTTCACGCCGGGCCGGCGCGCCGAGCGGGTGGTGGTTTTCTTTCACGGCTTTACCAACTGTCCGGCCCAGTTCGTGCCGCTGGCCGAGCAACTGGCGGCGCGGGGCTATGCCGTCTACATCCCCCGCCTGCCCCGCCATGGCCACGCCGACCGCCTGACCGACGACCTGGCCGGGCTGACCGCGAACGAACTGGTCAGCTTCACCGGCCAGAGCATCGATCTGGCTCAGGGCCTCGGCGCCGAGGTGATTGTCGCCGGCCTTTCAGCCGGCGGGACGCTGGCGGCCTGGGCCGCGCAGCAGCGCGGCGATGTGGCGCAGGCGGTGTTGATCGCGCCGCTATTCCACATCGCGGGCCTGCCACCCTTCTCGATTCGCCCGGCGGCAAGCGCCATTCTGGCGACCCCGAACTTCTACATGTGGTGGGACAACGAAGCGCGCGAGCGGGCCATCGGCCCGCCCTACGCCTACCCCCGCTACCCCGTCCACGCTGTCGGCGCCCTCCTGCGTCCGAGCTTCGCCGTGCAGGACAATGCCGCACGGAAGGCGCCGGAGGTTCGGAACATCCTGCTGGTGAACAACGACGCGGACGGGGCGATCAGCAATGGCGCCACTGCGGCCTTTGGCGAGTCGTGGGCGCGCAACGGCGCGACTGTCCGCACCTACACCTTCCCCGCCGAACTGAACCTTGACCACGATGTCATTGACCCGAACCACCCGAAACAGCGCATTGATCTGGTCTATCCGGTTTTGATCAGCTTGATCGAAGGGACACACCCGTGA
- a CDS encoding response regulator transcription factor yields the protein MAEPITIRILTIDPLLLVHAGVRQLLAAFPDLQLVGEAFDLHDALRLGPARAATVALVEIDALGPEWPAALRRLLEALCIPLVVFTLEADAERVREALRAGARGYLLKNTRPLALAQALRSIAAGQQVFAPEVLGITFSAQSRDLGVETLTRREREVLALLAHGLSNDEIGARLCVSRATVKFHCGQIFAKLGVQSRSQAVAVAYARNLAPRLIAETEPVAQRPLRGTARARSA from the coding sequence ATGGCTGAGCCAATAACCATTCGCATCCTGACGATTGACCCGCTACTGCTTGTCCACGCCGGCGTGCGCCAGTTGCTCGCCGCCTTTCCCGACCTGCAACTGGTCGGCGAGGCTTTTGACCTCCATGACGCGCTCCGGCTCGGCCCGGCGCGCGCGGCGACCGTCGCGCTCGTCGAGATTGACGCGCTCGGGCCGGAGTGGCCCGCGGCGCTTCGTCGGCTGCTCGAGGCGCTGTGCATCCCCCTGGTCGTGTTTACCCTGGAGGCCGATGCCGAACGGGTGCGGGAGGCGCTCAGGGCCGGCGCGCGGGGCTATCTGCTCAAGAATACCAGGCCGCTGGCCCTGGCCCAGGCCCTGCGCAGCATCGCCGCCGGCCAGCAGGTCTTCGCCCCTGAGGTCCTGGGCATCACCTTCTCGGCGCAGTCACGCGACCTGGGGGTTGAAACGCTCACGCGGCGGGAGCGCGAGGTGCTGGCCCTGCTGGCGCATGGACTTTCCAACGATGAGATCGGGGCGCGCCTGTGCGTGAGCCGCGCGACGGTCAAGTTCCACTGCGGCCAGATCTTCGCCAAGCTCGGGGTGCAGAGCCGATCCCAGGCTGTCGCTGTGGCCTATGCCCGCAACCTGGCGCCGCGGCTGATTGCCGAGACTGAGCCGGTGGCGCAACGCCCACTCCGTGGTACGGCGCGCGCCCGGAGCGCATAG
- a CDS encoding Mut7-C ubiquitin/RNAse domain-containing protein produces the protein MQNDRSEGASPSQPLPAPVPLVTVRCHGALNDFLPHAQRGRPVTLPWSAHETVKHVVEVAGVPHPEIGALTINGAPASFGARVAPGAVIDVFSPEEAPPDGVPLRPPLAVLRFACDVHLGRLAAYLRMLGFDTRYRNDQSDAELVALARAEERVLLTRDVRLLMRGAVVHGAFVRATDPEAQVREVARRFGLRASARPFRRCMRCNGLTAPVAKAEIIDQLQPKTRRYYDEFWRCQDCGRIYWCGSHVKRMQELIDRALTG, from the coding sequence ATGCAAAACGATCGCTCCGAAGGGGCTTCGCCCTCCCAACCGCTCCCGGCCCCCGTTCCCCTCGTCACCGTGCGCTGCCACGGCGCGCTAAACGACTTCCTGCCTCACGCACAACGTGGCCGGCCTGTTACATTACCCTGGTCGGCCCATGAAACCGTCAAGCATGTGGTCGAGGTGGCCGGCGTGCCACATCCGGAGATCGGGGCGCTGACCATCAACGGCGCGCCAGCGAGCTTTGGCGCGCGGGTCGCGCCCGGCGCAGTGATTGACGTCTTCTCGCCCGAAGAGGCGCCGCCAGACGGGGTTCCCTTGCGCCCGCCGCTGGCCGTGCTGCGCTTCGCCTGCGATGTGCACCTGGGGCGTCTGGCCGCCTACCTGCGCATGCTCGGCTTCGACACACGGTATCGCAACGACCAGAGCGACGCCGAACTGGTGGCCCTTGCCCGCGCCGAGGAGCGCGTCCTGCTCACCCGCGATGTGCGGCTGCTGATGCGCGGCGCGGTCGTTCATGGCGCGTTTGTTCGCGCCACCGACCCGGAGGCGCAGGTGCGCGAGGTGGCGCGGCGCTTCGGCCTGCGGGCCAGCGCGCGGCCCTTCCGGCGTTGCATGCGCTGCAACGGCCTCACGGCGCCGGTGGCCAAAGCGGAGATCATCGATCAGCTCCAGCCAAAGACCCGGCGCTACTACGACGAGTTCTGGCGTTGCCAGGATTGCGGGCGGATCTACTGGTGCGGCTCCCATGTGAAGCGGATGCAGGAATTGATTGACCGGGCCCTCACAGGATAA
- a CDS encoding alpha/beta hydrolase has translation MHNLKEQVNVEATTVTVEGFRLRVLTAGEGPAVLLLHGFLVNADDWRPTIACLAEAGYRAIAPDTLGFGYSDKPGGAAYSLQRFADLNVGLLDALGVQSAAVVGHSMGGKHALATTVLYSQRVSRLLIADSEGFMQLPLFMRKGGSLPFLGESILSLSALTPVIRMQLAAAFADPARYVTPELIARGRATLGDRRIRDTTLAMSRHFEANDLKGSGLWERLKEIRCPVLIVWGEQDRLFPVKYAREAQAAIPGSQLVIIPRCGHFPQIEAQERFHGLLLGFLAGQELR, from the coding sequence ATGCACAATCTGAAGGAACAGGTCAACGTCGAGGCCACGACGGTCACGGTCGAAGGGTTCCGCCTGCGGGTGCTGACGGCGGGTGAAGGACCGGCGGTGCTGCTGTTGCACGGCTTCCTGGTCAACGCCGATGACTGGCGCCCCACCATCGCATGTCTGGCCGAGGCGGGCTACCGGGCAATCGCCCCGGACACGCTGGGCTTCGGGTACTCGGATAAGCCGGGAGGCGCGGCTTACAGCCTCCAGCGGTTTGCGGACCTCAATGTCGGCCTGCTCGACGCCCTGGGGGTGCAATCCGCCGCCGTGGTCGGGCACTCGATGGGGGGCAAGCACGCCCTGGCGACGACAGTGCTCTACTCGCAGCGCGTCTCGCGGCTGTTGATCGCCGACAGCGAGGGATTTATGCAATTGCCGCTGTTTATGCGCAAAGGCGGGTCGCTGCCCTTCCTGGGCGAGAGCATTCTCTCTCTCTCCGCACTCACGCCGGTGATCCGCATGCAACTTGCCGCCGCCTTTGCCGACCCGGCGCGCTACGTCACCCCTGAGCTGATCGCCCGCGGGCGCGCCACTCTTGGCGATCGCCGCATTCGCGACACGACGCTGGCGATGAGCCGTCACTTCGAGGCCAACGATCTCAAGGGCAGCGGCCTCTGGGAGCGCCTGAAGGAGATCCGCTGCCCGGTGCTGATCGTCTGGGGCGAGCAGGATCGTCTGTTCCCGGTCAAGTATGCGCGGGAGGCGCAGGCCGCCATTCCGGGCTCGCAACTGGTGATCATTCCCCGTTGCGGCCACTTTCCGCAGATCGAGGCCCAGGAACGTTTCCATGGCTTGCTGCTTGGCTTTCTGGCCGGTCAGGAGCTGCGCTGA
- a CDS encoding NAD(P)H-dependent oxidoreductase: MGDPCRVLVLYDHGDLLAALAQEVAAGAQEVSGASVSLLKLPDASREDLLEADAIIIGTPNWTGIKGSLKRWLDTTGDMWEEGLLAGKVGAAFTTSAGRHSGTEFTLLNVLHWELGSGMIIVGLPWTPTMERSGSYYGATAIGGITDEDRAQGRALGRRVAEIAERLKR; this comes from the coding sequence ATGGGTGATCCCTGCCGAGTGCTGGTGCTCTACGATCACGGCGATCTGCTGGCCGCGCTAGCCCAGGAAGTGGCCGCTGGCGCGCAGGAAGTGTCGGGCGCAAGCGTGTCGCTCCTCAAGCTTCCCGACGCTTCGCGCGAGGATCTGCTCGAAGCCGACGCGATCATTATCGGCACACCGAACTGGACGGGTATCAAAGGCTCGCTCAAACGCTGGCTGGATACGACAGGGGATATGTGGGAGGAGGGCCTGCTCGCGGGCAAGGTGGGCGCGGCCTTCACCACCAGCGCCGGGCGGCACTCGGGCACCGAGTTCACCCTCCTCAATGTGCTGCACTGGGAGCTTGGCAGCGGGATGATCATCGTCGGGCTGCCATGGACCCCGACGATGGAACGTTCCGGCTCCTACTACGGCGCCACTGCCATCGGCGGCATTACCGATGAGGACCGCGCCCAGGGCCGCGCGCTGGGCCGCCGCGTGGCCGAAATTGCAGAACGACTGAAGCGTTGA
- a CDS encoding Sir2 family NAD-dependent protein deacetylase, with amino-acid sequence MRTELGRAIELAAAAQRVVVLTGAGFSRPSGIPDFRSADGLWARSDPSEVASLRAFRRDPDGFYRWLNELIEPILAARPNPAHLAIAEFEAAGRVTGVITQNIDGLHQQAGSRRVYELHGHLRTATCFECERQAPGEKLLPMIRQGRAPRCACGGVFKPDVVLFDEGLPLGLLWLAQALLEQCDLLLVAGTSLEVAPVCDLPLIAARRGARMIIVNLEETYLDQQADAVVREDVATAIPAIVAGALERGARQ; translated from the coding sequence ATGCGCACAGAGCTTGGGCGAGCGATCGAACTGGCGGCGGCAGCGCAACGGGTAGTGGTTCTTACTGGCGCCGGTTTCAGCCGGCCCTCCGGCATCCCCGATTTTCGCAGCGCAGATGGCCTCTGGGCGCGCAGCGATCCCTCCGAAGTGGCTTCACTGCGGGCGTTCCGGCGCGATCCTGACGGCTTCTACCGCTGGCTCAACGAGCTGATCGAGCCGATCCTGGCGGCGCGTCCGAACCCGGCGCATCTGGCCATCGCCGAGTTCGAGGCCGCCGGGCGCGTGACGGGGGTGATCACCCAGAACATTGACGGATTGCACCAGCAGGCCGGCTCGCGCCGCGTCTATGAACTCCATGGGCACCTGCGGACCGCGACGTGCTTCGAGTGCGAACGGCAGGCGCCGGGCGAGAAGCTGCTGCCGATGATCCGGCAGGGGCGCGCGCCGCGCTGCGCATGCGGCGGAGTATTTAAGCCCGACGTCGTGCTCTTTGACGAGGGGTTGCCGCTGGGGTTGCTCTGGCTGGCCCAGGCGCTGCTCGAACAGTGCGACCTGCTGCTGGTAGCCGGAACCTCGCTCGAAGTGGCCCCGGTCTGCGACCTGCCGCTGATCGCCGCCCGCCGCGGCGCCCGGATGATCATCGTGAACCTGGAGGAGACGTATCTGGATCAACAGGCCGATGCGGTGGTCCGCGAGGATGTGGCGACGGCTATTCCGGCAATCGTCGCCGGGGCGCTGGAGCGGGGCGCGCGGCAGTAG
- a CDS encoding S41 family peptidase: protein MIRILGTVSWLLGLALLAAGCAARGAPAPATPMVTPIPVVPAATPAPPPTAIAVSPATEPSPTALSPTPATAEEAAPLSMALRRQIFNEVWSTINEKYLYPDFRGVDWEATREEFAPLVESAADDAAFFALMVEMVGRLGDEHSRFLPPGDAQRQDVLTSGREEQVGIGVIALPLQDGLFIQHVFPDSPAERAGLQPRDRIVAIDGTAYPQGDIQGPEGSQVRLTVVRPGEASRDLVLTRQRVEGRIGPTALRLAGDIGYLGVTTLWVNDMDAQVREALAALTGAAPLRGLIIDLRSNPGGWRGVMTGLLGHFVRGEVGRFTSRAGDTPLVIEPVLPDLRGLPLVVLVDEGTASYAEVIAAVLQQHGGAVVVGAPTAGNTETIYAYDLSGGARLWVAQEGFELSNGAWLEGAGVQPDILSLDDWTRFSPADDPGITLALGMLNRGAGGK from the coding sequence ATGATCCGCATCCTGGGAACGGTGAGCTGGTTGCTGGGACTGGCATTGCTTGCAGCCGGATGCGCCGCGCGCGGCGCGCCGGCGCCGGCGACGCCGATGGTAACGCCGATCCCTGTCGTGCCAGCGGCGACCCCCGCGCCACCCCCGACAGCCATTGCGGTCAGCCCTGCCACTGAACCGTCACCTACGGCGCTTTCACCCACTCCCGCCACGGCGGAGGAGGCAGCCCCTCTGTCTATGGCGCTGCGCCGGCAGATTTTCAATGAGGTCTGGAGCACGATCAACGAAAAGTACCTCTACCCCGACTTTCGCGGCGTAGACTGGGAAGCGACGCGCGAGGAGTTCGCGCCGCTGGTTGAGAGCGCTGCCGATGATGCGGCATTCTTCGCCCTGATGGTGGAGATGGTGGGGCGCCTGGGGGATGAGCATTCGCGCTTCCTGCCTCCAGGCGACGCCCAGCGCCAGGATGTGCTGACCAGCGGGCGCGAGGAGCAGGTCGGCATCGGGGTGATCGCGCTGCCGCTCCAGGACGGGTTGTTCATCCAGCACGTCTTTCCTGATAGCCCTGCCGAACGGGCCGGCCTGCAACCCCGCGACCGGATCGTAGCCATTGACGGCACCGCCTATCCCCAGGGCGACATTCAAGGGCCGGAGGGCAGCCAGGTTCGCCTGACCGTCGTGCGCCCCGGTGAGGCCAGTCGCGACCTGGTGCTCACCCGGCAGCGAGTCGAGGGACGCATCGGTCCTACGGCGTTGCGTCTGGCCGGCGACATTGGCTACCTCGGAGTTACAACCCTCTGGGTCAACGATATGGACGCTCAGGTACGCGAGGCGCTGGCCGCTCTGACCGGAGCGGCGCCGTTACGCGGCCTGATCATTGACCTGCGCAGCAACCCCGGCGGCTGGCGCGGCGTTATGACCGGCCTCCTCGGCCACTTTGTTCGAGGCGAGGTGGGGCGCTTCACCAGCCGCGCCGGAGATACGCCGCTGGTGATTGAGCCAGTGCTGCCTGACCTGCGCGGTCTGCCCCTGGTGGTGCTGGTGGATGAGGGCACCGCCTCCTACGCCGAGGTGATCGCGGCGGTGCTGCAACAGCACGGCGGCGCGGTGGTCGTGGGCGCGCCCACTGCGGGCAACACTGAAACCATCTACGCCTACGATCTGAGCGGCGGCGCGCGCCTCTGGGTGGCTCAGGAAGGTTTTGAACTCTCCAACGGGGCCTGGCTGGAGGGCGCCGGCGTGCAACCTGACATTCTCTCTCTCGACGACTGGACGCGTTTCAGCCCCGCCGATGACCCGGGCATCACGCTGGCCCTGGGGATGCTCAACCGCGGCGCGGGAGGGAAATAA